A region of Lycium barbarum isolate Lr01 chromosome 3, ASM1917538v2, whole genome shotgun sequence DNA encodes the following proteins:
- the LOC132632330 gene encoding uncharacterized protein LOC132632330, translated as MTNFSCVLLLHNLCVVIWGKAFNASPSLHRSSIQTRRRPFLDGADCPSYVDTSESDGDEPANNAEVTDDEETDDEDSERDEDTHFSPQNQPQPTHHHVPPPMAENPIPDSPMQWHSDYIPYLDSLQGREDAFVFTRDDDQSRQKRGLNQKIS; from the exons ATGACAAATTTTTCATGCGTTTTGCTTTTACACAATCTCTGCGTGGTCATTTGGGGTAAAGCATTCAATGCTTCACCCTCTCTCCACCGCAGCTCAATCCAAACGAG gaggaggcctttcttagatggcgctgattgtccaagttatgtggatacatcagagagtgatggtgatgaaccagctaataatgcagaggtaaccgatgatgaagaaacGGATGATGAAGATAGTGAACGGGATGAAGATACACATTTTAGTCCCCAGAACCAACCACAACCAACTCACCATCACGTACCACCTCCGATGGCGGAAAACCCAATTCCTGACAGCCCAATGCAGTGGCATtctgactatattccatatcttgaTAGTCTACAAGGTCGtgaggatgcatttgtcttcacaagagatgatgatcaaagtcgccaaaaacgtggattgaaccaaaaaatctcatga